The genomic region gtgatcCAAGTTTACGAAATAAAGTTCATCTCAGCGTTAATATCACAAACACAAGATTGAGTACCATAAACACCACTTCATGGTACTTCCTAAGATCAAATGGACTAAAGATGCTTTCTGATCAAAATGGCCCAGAAATGCAGAATTTTTCCATCTCAAATTCAGGAATCATGTTTTcacttcttgatgcccacttGAGACTTGGATGAAGGCCGATCTTCCATCACaggaaatattaaaaacttgACTAAAGGATGAGTTATGCGTAGGTACCATCCCACTGTGCAAAGTGATTCAACTACTTATAGTAATTATactgaaagaaataaaagttgaGGCAGCAGCTGAGGACCAAACGGAGAAGGAAGGATGGTGGCTGGCTTGAGCCAGATGGTACATATCTCACAAAAGAAATTCTCTGTCGAAGATTtgataaggaaaaaatataggagAAAGCAAAATGAAATCAAAGCAATATAAAATCCCAACCTTGTTGGGTTATCCATAACAGAGAGGAGAGAGGTGATGGATGTGTTGGAGAAGGAAAGAACACATGAAGAAGAGCTATGCCTAAGCATTCCTTGCGGATGCCTTGATCTCCAGTAAAGTAATTGAAATCCAGTTAATAAAGGTATTGCATTCTATTCTTCGCTTTTCCATTAAAATACAAACACCATGCTTATACAAGAATAAGTATTAAGCAAGCATAACCATGTGATAGCCTTAAACATCCGAAGGAACATCTTGGAGTtttaatataccaaaaaatctATAGCCAAAACCAATAGTATAATTTTGAGTTCTTTAAAGAGCAAAACGAGATCTGTACGAGAAAATAGAATTACGTACTCTAGTACATTCTCAAAATGATAGGTTGTTTGATGCACACTTCTTTGACACACAAATTTCAATTACTAAGGTTGGCGGACCTTGGAGATCTGAACAAACCCTATTCCAAATGAGATAAAGGATCAGAGAATCAACAGAAATAACTTAGCACCGGGTAGAATAGCCAGAGTGAGAACGAACTTGACAACTGtagtaattatatgtaattgcGGTATTCTAACAAGGAGATTAAAGTGGAGCTGCTAAAGATAAAAATTCTGGATCTGTGAAGTTctaaaacaatgaaaatgatgaaagaCATTTTAGGACATCACAGTAAagcaagaaaattaattaagatcgTAACATTGAAGCTGCTAACTCCTGCTCCTGCCACTCacttttcttctccttttgaAGGGAATAGAGTCCGTAAAAGCAGTAATGTGATTCAGAGAAACAACTACCTGGAACTATCGTCTGGGCACACACAAGTTTTTTGCGTAGTGTACATTTAATTTCCTTAGCACTCTCTATTGAAGGAAACCCAACTGCAGTGATCATTATTGTGAAACGAATGGACCAAAATCAGGAAATGATTTAACCTCATTGATGATGGATACTGGTCTCGTAGACAAACTCTATAAGATGACCCTGGATCAGTAAAACTGCGAGTATCATCTTTTAGGAAAAGCCTTTACAGTGTAAAGTGGTCTTAAGACTGTGCACTCACTAAAGATAAGGACCATGTTATGACCATGAGAGAGACAAGGCACTCCTAACAAGAACTACCTTTTGTTACCAATGGTTAACATGATGTAATGGCATAAATCTTTTATCATTGGAGTACAAGTTATTAAACTAAGTATAGGCAAAGGTGCAGCAAGAAATAGGTGAGGATAATACTTTGTGGATAACAGACATCAAAGATCATAAGTCCTATTTGTTCCGCCCTACAGCTGTACGTCTGCTTATCGAAGCACATACAAATAACTGGATAAGCTCTATTTTCCCCGACGAAAATTTGAGACGGTGGGAGGCATGTTAATCCAGTAGCCGATGCAACTGGAAATAACGTTGGACGTAGGTATCAATACCATATTTGACTTATGCAGTCGGTAACAAAGTGTTGTTGTTTGAACGGGATGAACTTCAGGAAAATCTAAAAGAGAGCCTTCTCTTTCATTTAAGTACCTGGGCTTACAGAAAAGGACACTCCAGAAATTACCAGGGATATCTCATATTATTATGCCACCTACAACGCTTAGGGAGCTTAAAACATGGAAGTCTCAGCTGGAGATTATTGGCATAATATTCTACAATTCTAGCagaaattacaacaattaaaGATCGGAAATGCAAGAACGCAAGAAATTCGAGCAACTCAACAATCCAATAACACAGAGTTCACATGTCCAGTTCACAAGAAAACTAAAAGAAGCTAAAAACTATTGTCCAAATGCAAAGTAAGTGCcagtaataaaatcaaatttatgtcCTTGTATGAGATTTTCATCTACAGCCCGCTGTCATCACTCaagaaagtaagaaaaagGCCAAAAGAGAAACACCCATCACACATAAATCCCAACAAAAACACTGAAAACAACAACAATGATtcatagaaacaaaaacacaaacatatacCAATCACAAAACATGAAAACCCATAAAATTACCTTCCAACCCAAAGAAAAGCCAAGGCGATGGCCAAGAGCGCTGCTCCCAACCCAGCACATAAAGAACAACAGAGCAGCCAAAGAACCAGCTTTCCTATCCAGACTCACGTAATACAAGGCATAAATCACAGTGAACAAGAACCCATAATTCAAGACCAAGAAACTCTGATCCCACAACTCAATCGGGGAGGCCCCGAACAGCGGCGGCgtgaaatataaaagaagCAAAGCTGTGAAGGCAATTGGCCATACGAACATCATGTGGAACAATATGTTTACAGGGTTGCTGTGATAAGCTCCATAGAAAGCAAACTGTTCTTCCAAATCAAACATTCccatctctcttttcttcttcttgaacTCTTCCTTGGTGGTTTTTCTGGAATTTGGATGCCAAGATTGAATCTTTCCCCTTTTATACTGGGTTTAGAAGACTAACTAGGGTAGGGGTTGCACATTGGAAGTGGCAAAAACTGCAGGCAGAATTTTGGTGAAGGATGCGGGAAAGTCCTTGGTTTACCGTGGCGTTACGCTGTGACTTCTTGTTCAACTGATGATGCCTATGCGTGCGAACTTGTTAAAATGCGCCCTGGTGGTGCTCCTCCCTAACCTACGCCTTCTTTCAGGCTTTGGTTGGTGTGGGCCTCCGGGGAAGTAATTAGTTACAGTTGATGTAGGTAGACCAATGGCAATGACTGCCAATTAAATCTTTGCACTTTCTTTTGGGCTGactttattgttattattaatttttcaataaaattttaattctataaactaaaaatatttcacaaaaatcatatcattttaaataatacataaatataactaaGATTTTTCacttactttttaaaatcttagcaaagtaatttaattttaatcatataagATATCGTGTTTGGACTTTAAATGTATGCATGTGCTCGTGCTagagtaagaaaaaaaaaaaaaagcaaacatAAAACTTGCATGTGCATTTACAAAACTATGATAGAGAATTGtatgctcttttttttttccttttcttgagTGAATACATTACAATTAAAtcgtgaattttaattattaatattaaatatttctaaatatttaataagtattATGAAAGTAGACCAACACTCACATGTTAGTGGAATCCAAACTAAACTATAGAGTTTCAATTTCGCGGACTAAAGTACGCCTCACGATTACTTgaacaattgaaaaatatgaattaatgtgtagcattttctttgaatcccaaatatttatatactatatGTACACAAATCTTCTGAGCTTAGGAGTTGGGGGCTTCTCCTTCCCTTACCCTAACATCGAATAAAGTTGTGTTAGCTTCTGGCTAAGAGCAGCCTAACTCACATTGTTAACTACCCAACTCTCCTGCTTAGCTGCCTATTGATTAAGGGAGTTCAACCCAATGCCTCGTGGTAGTTACCCtgatagaaaaaatttaatattgttgaACCCAATTCTCACTTATTCTCTCAACTCTTTTTCGTTTTTAGGTTACTCTAAGCTTATATTTTGCACTCCATACGAAAAATATCACTTTATCATCATATTTCatcattattctcactttgattcgaattttccttattttaatatatatttaatcatcaAATCAATGTGTGATAAGTGGCAAAATTGAATATCtcaatcaatcaaatcatgtctcgTGGTAAAATATTCAAGTCAATCAAACGGCGTCACG from Sesamum indicum cultivar Zhongzhi No. 13 linkage group LG3, S_indicum_v1.0, whole genome shotgun sequence harbors:
- the LOC105157092 gene encoding uncharacterized endoplasmic reticulum membrane protein C16E8.02, coding for MGMFDLEEQFAFYGAYHSNPVNILFHMMFVWPIAFTALLLLYFTPPLFGASPIELWDQSFLVLNYGFLFTVIYALYYVSLDRKAGSLAALLFFMCWVGSSALGHRLGFSLGWKVALASQLLCWTGQFIGHGVFEKRAPALLDNLAQAFLMAPYFVLLELLQSAFGYEPYPGFHASVKAKIDAEIKAWKDKKQKKNS